A genome region from Setaria italica strain Yugu1 chromosome III, Setaria_italica_v2.0, whole genome shotgun sequence includes the following:
- the LOC101779314 gene encoding uncharacterized protein LOC101779314 encodes MAPSSKLAVALLLAVAVLAAASPAATAQTNHKNCDKDKKITVQNLCAHDVVLTLEPLANSPHLFNGAANYTLHPHSHAECPVCWWTGRLHATGAPTAEFHVGPDGGSFYLAANTRSPGQGVPVIISPHGAPLVGECPAVGCPVSGRCSVSQVPSGRCSHVQEIKVIYCSPHV; translated from the coding sequence ATGGCGCCGTCGTCCAAGCTCGCAGTGGCCCTGCTCCTGGCGgtggccgtgctcgccgccgcctcgccggcggcgacggcgcagaCGAACCACAAAAACTGCGACAAGGACAAGAAGATCACGGTGCAGAACCTGTGCGCGCACGACGTGGTGCTGACCCTGGAGCCGCTCGCCAACAGCCCGCACCTCTTCAACGGGGCGGCGAACTACACGCTGCACCCGCACAGCCACGCCGAGTGCCCGGTGTGCTGGTGGACGGGGCGGCTCCACGCGACGGGGGCCCCCACCGCCGAGTTCCACGTCGGCCCCGATGGCGGGTCGTTCTACCTCGCCGCCAACACCCGCAGCCCCGGGCAGGGGGTTCCGGTCATCATCTCCCCGCATGGCGCGCCGCTCGTCGGCGAGTGCCCCGCCGTCGGGTGCCCCGTCTCCGGCCGGTGCTCCGTGTCCCAGGTGCCTAGCGGAAGGTGCAGCCACGTCCAGGAGATCAAGGTCATCTACTGCAGCCCGCACGTGTGA